A stretch of the Proteus sp. ZN5 genome encodes the following:
- a CDS encoding ABC transporter permease: MNKVATVNGKKVVKISLIFFIVVNLVWLGLPFGMAILWSLVDPQHPWSYPDLFPPELSLERWKLMWEQTSLATALFNSYTIAPAVAFLCLLLATPTAYAFGRMTFRGKAVAEMLTLIPLVMPGMIIGIFFSSMLMNLNISNTFISIVIGHTVLTLPYSIRIMSAGFKSVPQDIIEASRDLGAGFWGTFRNAYLPMLKPSLLASLIFCLVRSLEEFSISFVLGSPDFITVPTILYSFLGYSFVRPDAAVVSMILVIPNVILMIIIERLLKGNYLSQSTGKA; encoded by the coding sequence ATGAACAAGGTCGCGACAGTAAACGGTAAGAAGGTTGTTAAAATTTCATTGATATTCTTTATTGTTGTGAATTTGGTCTGGTTGGGTTTACCATTCGGTATGGCTATTTTATGGTCATTGGTAGATCCTCAACATCCTTGGAGTTACCCAGATCTATTCCCGCCGGAGTTGTCATTAGAACGTTGGAAGCTAATGTGGGAGCAAACGTCGTTAGCAACAGCGTTGTTTAACAGTTACACCATCGCTCCTGCCGTCGCTTTTTTATGTCTTTTGTTGGCTACGCCAACGGCTTATGCTTTCGGCCGAATGACCTTTCGAGGAAAGGCTGTGGCGGAAATGTTAACCTTGATCCCGTTAGTAATGCCTGGAATGATAATCGGTATTTTCTTCAGTTCAATGCTCATGAATCTAAATATCAGCAATACATTTATCAGTATTGTTATTGGGCATACCGTGCTTACCCTGCCGTATTCAATCCGAATAATGTCTGCGGGTTTTAAGTCTGTTCCTCAGGATATTATCGAAGCTTCAAGAGATTTGGGGGCTGGTTTCTGGGGGACATTTCGAAATGCATACCTCCCAATGCTGAAGCCAAGTCTTCTCGCTTCGCTTATCTTCTGTTTAGTTCGTAGTCTTGAAGAGTTCAGTATTTCTTTCGTCTTAGGTTCACCTGATTTTATTACGGTGCCAACAATTTTGTATTCATTCTTAGGGTATTCATTTGTTCGGCCTGATGCAGCAGTGGTATCAATGATATTGGTTATCCCAAATGTCATTCTTATGATCATCATTGAGCGCCTACTGAAGGGGAATTATCTATCTCAGTCTACAGGGAAAGCCTAA